The Pseudomonas sp. MM223 genome segment CTGCCAGTCGGTGCTCAGGGCCTTGGCTTCGCTGGCCAGGTCGTTGAGCACCGGTGTGCTTTCCTCGACCAGGTCCATGGTGCGGTTGGCCGCACCCTCGGTCAGCTTGACCACGTACGACAGGCGCTCGGTAGCGTCGGTAATTTGCGACACCTCCTCGGCCTGCGGCATGGTCGGGTCGATCTGGAAGCTGACGATAGCGCTGTGCAACTCGCGGGTCAGCTTGCCGACTTCCTGGTACAGGCCGCGGTCGCGGGTCTGGTTCAGCTCGTGAATCAGCTGTACCGCCTCGCCGAAACGGCCCCGCTCCAGGCTTTCGACCAACTCCTGGGCATGCTTCTTCAGGGTCGATTCGAACTCGCCCAAAGACGTTTGTGATGAATCCATGGCGCGCCCCCTGACGTGACTCAGCCGTTGACGCGTTCGAAGATCTTCTCGATCTTTTCTTTGAGCACCTGGGCGGTGAACGGCTTGACCACATAGCCATTGACGCCGGCCTGGGCCGCTTCGATGATCTGGTCGCGCTTGGCTTCAGCGGTCACCATCAACACTGGCAAGGTCTTCAGTTGATCGTCGGCACGCACTTTGCGCAGCAG includes the following:
- the cheY gene encoding Chemotaxis protein CheY (*Name cheY) — encoded protein: MKILIVDDFSTMRRIIKNLLRDLGFTNTDEADDGITALPMLQRGAYDFLVTDWNMPGMSGIDLLRKVRADDQLKTLPVLMVTAEAKRDQIIEAAQAGVNGYVVKPFTAQVLKEKIEKIFERVNG